The nucleotide window CACGTACCCAGGCTTTGTCCCAATTTTGGCTAAATCCTCAGGCTCTGCTGGTTCCAAAGCAGCCACACCCAAAACACGGCGGAGCTTAGCTTCATTTACTTCCTGATCGCCACGAATAGAAGCAACCACCAAATCCCCATCAGAAGTTTTGTAAACAACATTTTTCAAATATTTATAAAGAGGCTCCCCATAATGTCTAACATTATCTTCCATTGTCTTTACCCACTCTGGTTGTTCAATAATCTCAAATGGCCTTTCCTCTTCATCTAAGTTAATTTCTTCCCGTCTAAACTCAGCTCGATCCTCACTTGCTGCGTAATCACAAGAATTGCAAGTAAAAATTGTAGATTCTCCATCCTCACACAAAACAATAAACTCGTGGTTGTAGTCCCCACCGATAGCACCACTCTCAGCTTCCACTGGGACTGGGTCTAGATCAAGCTTCTCTGCAATCCGTAAGTACGCATTATAAAACTTTTGGTAAACTTTCAACGCTTGCTCCTCGCTCTGACAAAGTGAGTAGGCATCTTTCATCATAAACTCCTTCACCCGTAATAACCCACCGCGGGGGCGCTTTTCATCACGAAACTTACGACTAAATTGATAAATTAAAATAGGCAGATCTCTATAACTAGGAGAAAATTTTTTAACCAACTCCACCATCATCCCTTCAGCAGTAGCACCAATTGCAAACTGACTACCACTATGATCCTCTGTCAAAAACATCTCTCCTCCAAAAGCAGTATCGCGACTAGTAACTTTCCAAATTTCAAGCGGATGTAAGGTGGGTACTACTAAACGCTGACAACCAATACGATCCATTTCATTTTCTATTACTGCTTGGATCTTTGTCCAAACCCTCATTCCAAGAGGAAGAAAAGAGTAAAAGCCTGAAGCTGCTTGCCGAATAAACCCCCCTTTGTAGAGAAGTTTATGGCTAGGAACAGAAACATCCCGGGGAACAGTCTTTGTTGTTTTTCCAAAAAGATTTGAATATCGCATCTAAATTTTTATTCCTAACTTACGTTACTAGAAAAATATAATAAATTCCTTAACCGTCAGCGTTAAGTACAGCTCAGAAGCTGCGTTAAAGTGCAGGCAGACCTGCGTAAAGAACTCGGGCCTTTGGCCCTCGCGTTAAAAATGAACCTAACACCACCCTTTTTAACTTCTTAACTCCCTAACTTCTAACAATGTAGAAAACCAACAACACAACATATCATCAATTCTTTACAATACTTTACCATTTTTTTACTACACTTAACACTTCAACAAAATAAAAATTAGCATGCCACCAACCGGCACTGCTCCCTTTGAATTTGCAATTAAAGCAACCGGTGCACATCCTGAATCGTCACTAAAATTGCCAAAAGTACCAAAAGGGCTATACCCACAGCATTTATCAGTTGCTTAACCTCTGTCCGGACTTTTTTTCCTTGTAAAACTTCAACCACCACAAAAACAAGTTGGCCACCATCCAATGCAGGCAAAGGAAGAATATTAAAAAGAGCTAAATTAAGACTAAGAAAAGCTATAAACTGCACAAGATACCTGATACCCATCTGTGAAACCTGTAATGTAGCGCTGTAAACACCAACTGGTCCCGCAATCTCGGTAGGAACTCGTCCAGCAAAAATAAGTTGTCCTAACATCCAGCTAAGACCATCAACCATATCGCGTAAAACAAAGACACTCTCCCTTAATCCCTTTAAAGGTGCTTGAAAGAAAGAAACTCTTTCTAATTTTTCCTCTCCCTCAAAATCTAAGTCAATTCCCAACGGTCCCTGTCCTGGTGGGGGATCTTTTCTCGGTACTAATCGAAAGGTTTCAAACTCTCCACTATTAGGATTTTTTACAGTAAGCGTAATTTCATTTCCCGCCCTCTTCTGAGCCCTGAGAAACACATCTCCCCTGCTTTTTACCTCCAACCCATCAACTGAAACAATAAGAGAGCCTTCAGAAACTCCTACTTCCTCAGCAGGAGATCCGGCATTAACATTTTCAATAGAAACTTCCCCTTCAATATAAGGATACCCCACAGCAAAAAGAGTAGAAAAAAACAACCACCCTAAAACAAAATTAGCCAAGATCCCCGCAACCATAACCCCTAACTGTTCTCTTTTAGGCTGAGAATACATTTCCTCTTCAGAAAAACCGCAAAACCCGCCAAAAGGTATCAAGTTTAGAGAAAAAATAGTACCGCCTATTTTCTTCCCAGCCAAGCGAGGTGGGTAACCAATCCCAAACTCCTCAACCTCCCACCCAAACAAACGAGCTGCCAGAAAGTGTCCAAACTCATGAAACAGTACTAAAATAGAGAGAACTAGAGTTGTCCCAGCAATCTGGAAAAAAGTCATAACAATAAAAATGCAACAAGAACCTTATAACTAGTGACTGGGGATCTAAAAAATAAAAAGTAGCAGACCTAGCTTTTAGGTCCTATTCTTCGCGCGCTATTCTTCACCAACTGCAATACGGTAAAAATTTCCAATTTCCACATTTTCCTTTGTCTTTACAGCCATTTCTTGAATTAGATCTTTTATTTTCTTTTCTGGGTCACGGATCCACTCCTGCTCCAAAAGTTCCTCTTTGTCCTCAGGCGCCATTGCACAAATCTGCATTGCCAACTCGTATGCCAGATCTTTAAACTCATCCCTATGAGAAACAAAATCGGTTTCTGCACAAAGCTC belongs to Patescibacteria group bacterium and includes:
- a CDS encoding proline--tRNA ligase; the protein is MRYSNLFGKTTKTVPRDVSVPSHKLLYKGGFIRQAASGFYSFLPLGMRVWTKIQAVIENEMDRIGCQRLVVPTLHPLEIWKVTSRDTAFGGEMFLTEDHSGSQFAIGATAEGMMVELVKKFSPSYRDLPILIYQFSRKFRDEKRPRGGLLRVKEFMMKDAYSLCQSEEQALKVYQKFYNAYLRIAEKLDLDPVPVEAESGAIGGDYNHEFIVLCEDGESTIFTCNSCDYAASEDRAEFRREEINLDEEERPFEIIEQPEWVKTMEDNVRHYGEPLYKYLKNVVYKTSDGDLVVASIRGDQEVNEAKLRRVLGVAALEPAEPEDLAKIGTKPGYVHSWGIEGVTYIGDLGLTKVKNFIGGQKEEETDSVNVNYGRDFEYEILADIVMAEEGKLCPRCEHGKLEKKRGIEFGHCFKQDLFYTKPHRGYFVDENGEGKPMWMGAYGIGIGRAMATVVETHHDAKGIIWPESVAPYKVHLLDLNKEDSEVVGVAEDVYHKLQEADIEVLYDDREQSAGEKLADADLIGIPWRVIVSSRSLEDGGVEVKKRGEDEEKVTGVDGLTLLLNRSN
- a CDS encoding M50 family metallopeptidase — translated: MTFFQIAGTTLVLSILVLFHEFGHFLAARLFGWEVEEFGIGYPPRLAGKKIGGTIFSLNLIPFGGFCGFSEEEMYSQPKREQLGVMVAGILANFVLGWLFFSTLFAVGYPYIEGEVSIENVNAGSPAEEVGVSEGSLIVSVDGLEVKSRGDVFLRAQKRAGNEITLTVKNPNSGEFETFRLVPRKDPPPGQGPLGIDLDFEGEEKLERVSFFQAPLKGLRESVFVLRDMVDGLSWMLGQLIFAGRVPTEIAGPVGVYSATLQVSQMGIRYLVQFIAFLSLNLALFNILPLPALDGGQLVFVVVEVLQGKKVRTEVKQLINAVGIALLVLLAILVTIQDVHRLL
- a CDS encoding elongation factor Ts is translated as ELCAETDFVSHRDEFKDLAYELAMQICAMAPEDKEELLEQEWIRDPEKKIKDLIQEMAVKTKENVEIGNFYRIAVGEE